One genomic region from Stackebrandtia nassauensis DSM 44728 encodes:
- a CDS encoding MFS transporter, with translation MTAPTDKRSSLSRVVGASLIGTTIEWYDFFLYGSAAALVFNKLFFPSDDPLTGTLLAFLTYAVGFAARPLGGLVFGHYGDRLGRKRLLVISLLLMGGATVLIGFLPTHATIGAAAPILLTVLRLVQGFALGGEWGGAVLLVSEHGDENRRGFWASWPQAGAPGGNLLATAVLALLAAFQSDEAFLAWGWRIPFLLSGVLVIVGLWIRLSISESPLFQQVADNPERLPILGVLREHWRDVLIAMGARIAENVSYYVITAFVLVYVTEHLKLPKGLALNAVLIGSVIHFVTIPLWGALSDRLGRRPVYLLGAIGVGVWSFAFFALLDTRAFWPTVLAVTIGLVLHGAMYGPQAAFFSELFATRLRYSGASIGYQLASIVAGSLAPIIATLLLQSYDSSIPISIYVLGAAVITAIAVLVARETRGRNLDFGNRPRPVKAGDHR, from the coding sequence ATGACTGCCCCCACAGACAAGCGCAGCTCACTCTCCCGTGTGGTGGGTGCGAGCCTGATCGGCACGACGATCGAGTGGTACGACTTCTTCCTCTATGGATCTGCCGCCGCGCTGGTGTTCAACAAACTGTTCTTCCCCTCCGACGACCCGCTCACCGGCACCCTGCTGGCCTTCCTCACCTACGCCGTCGGCTTCGCCGCCCGCCCCCTCGGCGGCCTGGTGTTCGGCCACTATGGCGACCGGCTGGGCCGCAAACGCCTGCTCGTCATCAGTCTTCTCCTCATGGGTGGCGCCACAGTCCTCATCGGATTCCTGCCAACCCACGCCACCATCGGCGCCGCCGCCCCGATCCTGCTCACCGTCCTGCGCCTCGTCCAGGGCTTCGCCCTCGGCGGCGAATGGGGCGGCGCCGTCCTCCTGGTCTCCGAACACGGCGACGAGAACCGCCGCGGCTTCTGGGCCTCCTGGCCGCAAGCCGGAGCCCCGGGCGGAAACCTGCTGGCCACCGCTGTCCTGGCCCTGCTCGCCGCCTTCCAATCCGACGAGGCCTTCCTGGCCTGGGGCTGGCGCATCCCCTTCCTCCTGTCCGGAGTGCTCGTCATCGTCGGCCTGTGGATCCGACTGTCCATCAGCGAATCCCCACTGTTCCAACAAGTCGCCGACAACCCCGAACGCCTCCCGATCCTCGGCGTCCTGCGCGAACACTGGCGCGACGTCCTCATCGCCATGGGCGCCCGCATCGCCGAGAACGTCTCCTACTACGTCATCACGGCCTTCGTCCTGGTCTACGTCACCGAACACCTCAAACTCCCCAAAGGACTGGCCCTCAACGCGGTCCTCATCGGCTCCGTCATCCACTTCGTCACCATCCCCCTATGGGGAGCGCTGTCCGACCGCCTGGGCCGCCGCCCCGTCTACCTCCTGGGCGCCATCGGCGTAGGCGTCTGGTCCTTCGCCTTCTTCGCCCTCCTCGACACCCGCGCCTTCTGGCCCACCGTCCTGGCGGTCACCATCGGCCTGGTCCTCCACGGCGCGATGTACGGCCCGCAAGCCGCGTTCTTCTCCGAACTGTTCGCCACCCGCCTGCGCTACTCCGGAGCCTCCATCGGCTACCAACTGGCATCCATAGTGGCCGGATCCCTGGCCCCGATCATCGCCACCCTCCTACTCCAGAGCTACGACTCCTCGATCCCCATCTCCATCTACGTCCTGGGCGCCGCCGTCATCACCGCCATCGCGGTCCTCGTCGCCCGCGAAACCCGAGGCCGCAACCTCGACTTCGGCAACCGCCCCCGCCCCGTGAAAGCAGGTGACCACCGATGA
- a CDS encoding helix-turn-helix domain-containing protein, whose protein sequence is MRIYLDLLAREATAVEFEGPITKARTSGASAEELAELEEAKLAALRVRALLARRARREAELSALFDTAGDLAGLRDLDAVLQAIVRRARQLLGTDTSYMTLIDDERGDTYMRVTDGSISPAFQSLRLPLGAGLGGLVAQTASPYASATYQADARFRHTEWIDSAVGDEGLVGILGVPLKLGDRVIGVLFAADRSERSFGQEEVALLCSLAAHAAVAIDNTRLLHETRAALEELSAASEIARERNAAVERAGRAHDRMTDIVVRGGGVQDVAAVVTDILGGAVLVLDTDGQRLAEVGTPSGDAILAELSDGDGEPAVVANRARGRVTRRGPVWMAAIAAGKETFGTLFLRTDTELSDADERIVERAAVVTALLSLFRRSATEAEARVRGELLDDLVSGRIGDTDTLDSRARLLGVDLRTPHVLLSVPHNRSRERATFWAAGLARAAHGLSTAYHDEVLLLLPGDHPGEAARKAARELGQALGTPATVGAAGPIHLPTGAQTAHREARRCAEALTALGREGDGASSGELGFVGLLLGGGQDVQPFLTSALGPVIGYDSRRGTELATTLEAYYAAGKSPSKAADALHVHANTVAQRLERIGRLLGEDWQHPDNELELRLALKLYRLHHDT, encoded by the coding sequence GTGCGCATCTACCTCGACCTGCTGGCCCGCGAGGCCACCGCCGTCGAATTCGAGGGCCCCATCACCAAGGCCCGCACCAGCGGCGCCAGCGCCGAGGAACTGGCCGAGCTCGAAGAGGCCAAGCTCGCGGCGCTGCGGGTGCGCGCCCTGCTGGCCCGCCGCGCCCGCCGCGAAGCCGAACTGTCGGCGCTGTTCGACACCGCCGGGGACCTGGCCGGACTGCGCGACCTCGACGCCGTCCTGCAGGCGATCGTGCGCCGGGCCCGGCAGCTGCTGGGCACCGACACCTCGTACATGACCCTGATCGACGACGAACGCGGCGACACCTACATGCGCGTCACCGACGGCTCCATCTCGCCCGCGTTCCAGTCGCTGCGACTGCCGTTGGGCGCGGGTCTGGGCGGCCTGGTCGCGCAGACCGCCTCCCCCTACGCCAGCGCCACGTACCAGGCCGACGCCCGGTTCCGGCACACCGAATGGATCGACTCGGCCGTCGGCGACGAGGGCCTGGTCGGCATCCTCGGCGTGCCACTGAAACTCGGCGACCGGGTCATCGGCGTCCTGTTCGCCGCCGACCGCTCCGAACGCTCCTTCGGACAGGAGGAAGTGGCGCTGCTGTGCTCGCTGGCCGCCCACGCCGCCGTCGCCATCGACAACACCCGACTGCTGCACGAGACCCGCGCGGCCCTCGAGGAACTCAGCGCCGCCAGCGAGATCGCCCGGGAACGCAACGCCGCCGTCGAACGCGCGGGCCGGGCCCACGACCGCATGACCGACATCGTGGTGCGCGGGGGAGGAGTACAGGACGTGGCCGCCGTCGTCACAGACATCCTCGGCGGCGCGGTCCTGGTGCTGGACACCGACGGCCAGCGCCTCGCCGAGGTCGGCACCCCGTCCGGCGACGCGATCCTCGCCGAACTGTCCGACGGAGACGGCGAACCGGCCGTGGTCGCGAACCGAGCCCGCGGCCGGGTCACCCGCCGCGGCCCCGTCTGGATGGCGGCCATCGCGGCGGGCAAGGAGACCTTCGGAACCCTGTTCCTGCGCACCGACACCGAACTGTCCGACGCCGACGAACGCATCGTCGAACGCGCCGCCGTCGTCACCGCGCTGCTGTCGCTGTTCCGCCGCAGCGCCACCGAAGCCGAGGCCCGGGTCCGCGGCGAACTGCTCGACGACCTGGTGAGCGGACGCATCGGCGACACCGACACCCTCGACAGCCGCGCCCGCCTGCTCGGCGTCGACCTGCGCACCCCACACGTCCTGCTGTCCGTACCCCACAACAGAAGCCGCGAACGCGCCACCTTCTGGGCCGCCGGACTGGCCCGCGCCGCCCACGGCCTGAGCACCGCCTACCACGACGAAGTCCTGCTGCTGCTCCCCGGCGACCACCCCGGCGAGGCGGCCCGCAAGGCCGCCCGCGAACTGGGCCAAGCCCTCGGCACCCCCGCCACCGTCGGCGCCGCCGGACCGATCCACCTACCCACCGGAGCCCAAACCGCCCACCGCGAAGCCCGCCGCTGCGCCGAAGCCCTCACCGCCCTGGGCCGCGAAGGCGACGGCGCCAGCTCCGGCGAACTCGGATTCGTCGGACTACTGCTGGGCGGCGGCCAGGACGTCCAACCCTTCCTCACCAGCGCCCTGGGACCGGTCATCGGCTACGACTCCAGGCGCGGCACCGAACTGGCCACCACACTGGAGGCCTACTACGCGGCGGGCAAGAGCCCCTCCAAGGCCGCCGACGCGCTGCACGTCCACGCCAACACCGTCGCCCAACGGCTGGAACGGATCGGGCGCCTCCTCGGCGAGGACTGGCAGCACCCCGACAACGAACTCGAACTCCGCCTCGCCCTCAAGCTGTACCGACTCCACCACGACACGTGA
- a CDS encoding 3-hydroxybutyrate dehydrogenase, whose translation MTSLPFDEGLSGRTVVITGGASGIGLACVHRFAAAGAKVVVADVSQAAEQVAAEVGGTAWIADLSNPDSVDECPVSLRDTDILVNNAGAQHVAPLHEFPSEVFARLQRLMVETPFRLIRAVLPGMYERDWGRIVNISSVHGVRASPFKAAYVAAKHALEGLSKVVALEAAEHGVTSNCVRAAYVRTPLVERQIAEQARLHGLSKAEVVERIMLRPTAIKRLVEPEEVADSALYLCSGAAAFVTGSAITLDGGWTSH comes from the coding sequence ATGACGTCGCTTCCATTCGACGAGGGCCTGTCCGGACGCACGGTCGTCATCACCGGCGGCGCGAGCGGCATCGGCCTGGCCTGCGTCCACCGGTTCGCCGCCGCCGGAGCCAAGGTCGTCGTCGCCGACGTCAGCCAGGCCGCCGAACAGGTGGCCGCCGAGGTCGGCGGTACCGCCTGGATCGCCGACCTGTCGAATCCGGACAGTGTGGACGAATGTCCGGTATCGCTGCGGGACACTGACATCCTCGTCAACAACGCGGGCGCCCAGCATGTGGCGCCGCTCCACGAGTTCCCGTCCGAGGTCTTCGCCCGGTTGCAGCGCCTCATGGTGGAGACGCCGTTCCGGCTGATCCGGGCGGTGCTGCCGGGCATGTACGAACGCGACTGGGGCCGGATCGTCAACATCTCCTCGGTGCACGGCGTGCGGGCCTCGCCGTTCAAGGCCGCCTACGTCGCCGCGAAACACGCCCTGGAGGGACTCTCCAAGGTCGTCGCGCTCGAAGCCGCCGAACACGGCGTCACGTCCAACTGCGTGCGGGCCGCGTACGTGCGCACCCCGCTGGTGGAGCGGCAGATCGCCGAACAGGCCCGGCTGCACGGACTGTCCAAAGCAGAGGTCGTGGAGCGGATCATGTTGCGGCCCACCGCCATCAAGCGACTCGTCGAACCCGAAGAGGTCGCCGACAGTGCCCTGTACCTGTGCTCGGGCGCCGCCGCCTTCGTCACCGGCTCCGCGATCACCCTCGACGGCGGCTGGACATCGCACTGA
- a CDS encoding nuclear transport factor 2 family protein: MTSLDADPAQFLIDFYDALNHDLIETDEDAAVVIDRYHTPDIVQIADGHAIDREKLIAHTRPIRKNKPTARMDVHEAIATGDQLAARYTLHVNNRKRDLVMDVFLFARFTPDGRMRESHVVTSTR; encoded by the coding sequence GTGACATCCCTCGACGCCGATCCGGCGCAGTTCCTCATCGACTTCTACGACGCCCTCAACCACGATCTGATCGAGACCGACGAGGACGCGGCCGTCGTCATCGACCGGTACCACACTCCCGACATCGTCCAGATCGCCGACGGGCACGCGATAGACCGCGAGAAGCTCATCGCGCACACCCGTCCGATCCGCAAGAACAAACCCACCGCGCGCATGGACGTGCACGAGGCGATCGCGACCGGCGATCAGCTCGCGGCGCGGTACACGCTGCACGTGAACAACCGCAAGCGCGACCTCGTCATGGACGTGTTCCTGTTCGCGCGGTTCACACCCGACGGCCGGATGCGCGAATCGCACGTCGTGACCTCGACCAGGTGA